The genomic segment TCTGAGGCATAGTTGCCTGGAGAATAGGTGGGTAAAGATTAGCTATTCCTTtagttagtttttaaaaaaaatattttaaagggggAACTATCCACTAAATAAGCCTGAGGAAAACAATCCATAGCCTTTGTAAAACCCAGAAAATCCTTGAAATTTATAACCATGAgtgataaataaatttattttttgttattaccAATGATAAAGGCAAATCTTACACTAAAGCTTTTCTATAttgattgctttttattttgagtaTATTATACCAGAAAAAAACTGTTCTGATACCATTCTTCTAAAGGTCTATTTACAGTTAAAGCAAAGAATTAGTACTATTTCAGTTTACCTCTACTGCCTTGTGCAACATTATTTCTGTGGCAGAATACATCCACCAATTgtttgagtacctactgtgtgccaggcattcttcTGATACTTTCACTGCAAAAGTTCACAAGAGACAAGAATCCTTGATATCATGGAGTTTATTTTCTAGTGGAGATTTATTTCGAATTCAGTTTGAGAAATGCCAGCTAGTCATGTGTATTACCTTGAAGTTGGCTTAGGAAAGGTGCCTACAGGGAGAGCAGCTTGGACTCTACATTTATATCCAGTATCCTAGATAGTTTTCTAGAAGATAATGGGTAATAACTGTATGGACTGTTTTTAAATAGGGCAACAAAGGGCAGTTTCCTTTTAAGGAGCACAAACATGAGTCCTTACCCTCGCCCAGTCTACTGTATAAGGATTCTTCTGTTTATgagaatgtttgaactatttacCTCTGTCATGGCAGCTCTATGTTTATAAAAGATATTGTGTGTTACTGCTAAATTACCATGTAACTTAATTTAGTTATTGCTAACTTAAAACTGCTATCACAGTTTTGTAGAGGCAATATCATAAGTTGTCAAGTGAATAGACTGGATCCAGACCACCTAGCTTTAAATTTCAACTGCTTCTAATGTAGCGGTGTGTGccacagttttttaaaatgtgtaatgaTAGTAGTTGGCCAGTGTGAGgatgaaaaaaatgaactaatacCTAGCACTTGGCAAGTGCTAAATGACAGGTGTTATTGTTTCTATGCTTGATATATAGTTTATGAAAGAGCtgctttaaaacaatttttggCAAGCACCTTATTTTGTTTAGTGGTTTTATGCTTTCTAGAAGAGCAATTTGGTGTAGTGGAAATCTGGAGTTAATCTTTGGATCATCCACTGAATTGATCAATTATTAAGAGAGGAATTCAGataaaatgatctttttaatgttttcatgtaaaattaaaatatttaaatattttttagtagGTGAACATGTTGAACCTTTGGTTGTTTTTGAGCACTCAACTGGGAATTTTCTGTACAGTTTTTTGTTTAATCATGTTGTAAAGTAGTGATCCTAGACAGTTTTTATCCCACAGCTTATCAGTAGCTTAGTAATTCTCAAATTCTGAATTGTTGGATGATGTACAGATAATTCCTGTgatgtgtatttgtgtgtttaaTTTTGTATAAACTACTTGAAAAAACAGTCCCAATAAAAAGTAGTTCCCTAAAGTTAACCTGTATTTTGGCTTTTCATGTTACTGAGAACCTATTTCATAAAATGGTTATAATAAACTCCTAGTAAAATTTGAGTCATATAAACTAAAACTACATTATTTTCCCTAATTACAActtaatgtgtatatgtacacttttgattaatttaaaaatgttacaaaCTTCACTTAGATTTGCTTTGTTGagaaatttattgtttttaatgtcCCATTTCCTGCAAGACTATTTAGATTTTCATTAGTTTTTCACTCCTTCCAAAGGAAATCTTGTAGTTATGCATGGTGTAGAATCAAAACAAATGTTGTAGTCAAATTTTATTGGAGTTCAACTCCTGTATAGATGGTTGTGTTTAATTCCCACAGTTATTTGTGGTTTTTCCTGAACTTTTCCTTCTGCAGCAAAGTTCTATTTTCATTAACTACACACTATTTTAAAGTAGAAGATGGTGGTGAAAGATCGGTCTGTGTtacctttggattttttttctttgtgaaagcAATGGCAGTCTTGATTGTAACAGAAAACTATTTGGAATTTGGACTTGAAACAGGTAAtaattttatacaatttttaaaatcagtgttGCTTTAGTGTTAATTTTGACTTCAGTATTAAATTTTatatgtgatattttaaaaaatagccttGAGGTATATATTCTATAATATTCTAAATAACCTTTACTATTAAGTAAAATCTtccttagttttgtttttgttaccttTTTTCAATAGTGCTGACCCCTCCCAATTTTTTCCTTACAGTTAAATAAATTTCTGTAATGCTAAAGTTTACTCACATAGATAAAGATGCAAACTTTATGCACGCATAGAATGTACAAATATCAAATGGATGTTTTCAAAGACTGTTCCTGCTAATCAAATTTTATTGCATTATAACATACTAATTAATTAGCACATGAAAGAACTAAGCTAGtcacttcaaaattaaaaatgctctgttttctaacattttatttccaaagaaaGATTCTGTATTAAGAGTAATTTTTTCCTCTACAGGGTTTACAAATTTTTCAGACAGTGCGATGCAGTTTCTTGGAAAGCAAGGTTTAGAATCtcagtaagttttttaaaaattaagcattccttaaatttaaatttatactttTAGAAAAACAGCATTTACTATAAGTCGTTCTTCATTTTTAAGCAGTGAAGTGaaggagttttttaaaaatagaactgtcaTTTGTAGAAATAGTCTTACTAGTAATTTTCACATTTGTATAAACTTAGTATCTTTCATAGAACTTATTTGGATTTGCTCTTACTTGACTTTATTTGCTGCCACCAGAGATGAAACTAAATTTTATTTGAGTCTTGTATCAATTCTATGTGGCACATGTAGGTTGGATTGTTACAAATGTGGTTGAAGAGATTCATGATGTATAGTTCTCCAAAATCCATTATAATTCAATGAAAAGAAGTCTCTTCATAGAAGTTAAttttatattactattattattgtggTTTGTAATACAATTgattagaagaaaggaaattggtagaaagttaactttaaaaaattttcagcttcttaaaatattttatttttaggggTCCTGTTTCAAAACTTACTTTCAAATTTTTCCTGGCTGTTTTCTGTTCACTCATTGGGGCTTTTTTGACATTTCCTGGATTACGGCTGGCTCAAATGCATCTAGATGCCTTGAATTTGGCAACAGAAAAAATTACACAGTAAGCGGAAAATGTACATAAGCACATGCAGATAAATATATGTTTTCCATCTTAATGAAGGTATATTATTGTAATGAAATAATTATtgtataaaaatgaatattttgtcatagaattttctctttctactgtAAAATTTTAAGtcctgtgtttaaaaaaaataccgtCGTTTACTAAATTTCTGTTTTACCTATTAAAAGGAAGTAACAATATTTATGTTAGTTTCTTAGAGGTCCATATTTATGATATTATAATCTCTACAACTGCACTAAGAATCTAATGAAAATTTCCTTAAGtcaaacatttaattaaaaatttaattatttaaattttattgagataatttaatatgtttatttataatatcttgtttaaaagttctttaaagtaaatctgtattcatcagggatgtttgttttcttaaattattgATGTTTTAAGATTtgtttaattcattattttattttgggattGCTAATACTGTACAATGTTAAATTTCATAGATTACTTTTAACTACCAAATTCTATTTTAGTTCTCCAATGGAAAAATCATACTTGAATCTCTACATATAGTTCAAAGCCCATTTACTATATTCTTTTTGCttctgacagatttttttttgtcgTTGATATAGACACCTTGACAAAACAACAGGTTTATGTCTCTTTCAGTTCATATCTAGATTCAAATTTCCATCTTGTCTTCTTGTTTCACAGTAGAAACCCAAGTTGAAAATACTGCATTTTGAAATATGTACTCATAGTCATTAAGTATCTCTGAATGATTTTATTTCCTAACATTTCTGCTCTTTAAAACCCTGTATTTAATGATGCAGGTTCTCTAGTCTTTTCACATTCTTATCTCTGTTATGTatgtcattttcatttatttttattttgacagtctttttaattttttccttaccTCATTTTTCTACAtaagctttgtgtgtgtgtttacttttTCTCACCTCCCAGTACACACTCCCTCTTTCTTACCCTCTGTTTATCGAGCATGCTTTTGGCTACATCTTGCCTTTCTCCCAGCATCCGTCTCCCTAATAgcttcttttaaaacaaaacctGCCCCCCCACCTTTGTACACACACTTCAGTCCACTAACCCCAGTGTTATGATTTAAATAAACTGAAAGGGTGGGTGGAGGGGAGTCCTTCACCAGCCACTGAAACCGCTGTGGGCTGCTCCTTGATACTTGTGTGTTCCCTAGCAACACTGCATACCTAATATTGCTGCTTTCTTCCCCACACCCGGTGGTTTGCCCAGGGTTGGGATGAAAGAATCACTATTTTATCAAAACATTTAAAGCATttagtgtgtgtggtgggggaggcactttttagtttaattttcagTAAAACATGGcttcttttaaagatttttccctTTGGAGATTTGGagtttaatttttattcagtttACTGCAGCCCCCATTGTGTTGTGGTACTCTGCCTTGATACAACAGTGTGGGCAAGTGAGTTCCGTTGTGAGAGTAGCATGACTGGCACAAAGAGCAGCATTCTCCTCACTTCCATGGCCAGGCACTAGTACTTGTTTTAATGCCAGAACTTAGAACCAGAGTTCCACTTTTCCCTGTCAGGTGCTCATGGTTTCCTGACTCAGCCCTATTTCCTCACATAGATCACTGTCGTGTGCATGGTagtgacatttaaaaatgtgtgtgtgtgtgtgtgttttaaactcACTTCCCAGTTTAACTCTTTAGCATGGTTGATAATGAAAGCAGTATATGGTATAGTCTGaagaatttgtcttttttctacAATAGGAACAATATTTATGTCATCTGTGTCTATAGGAAACAAACTTGGGCCAACAATGAAGTTAACAATGAAGTTTTAGCTCAGACCTGAAACCTTTTGTTGTGTTAGGTGTATTGCCTTGTCAGGAGTAATGtaaattttcttaatttgtaGAGGATAAGGAAATTAATTTCAGGTATGTTGATAATACTCCAAGGagtaataaaaatatgtgaatCACTTATGATTTTAACAATGTAATTAAAACATTATACATGATCACTATATAGCTAAAGGTTCCTCAGTTACAAGTTGTTTCAGTAGGTTCCATCTGTTTTATGTCTTCTTGTATTATGACCCTTGCTAATCACTGTCTCTTAATTTGTAAGTAATAAGGAGGCAGTTTGTTTCAACTGCactgaaaagtttaaaaaaataactctaTACTGAGAATCTATAGGATTCATTGACTGTGAAAGTTAGAGAATCATTTAAGAACCTGTGTATTAAGTCAGGGAGTTAGTAGGGGACTGTTAGAGAATACTAGAATAGACATGAACAGATGTAGATTTTAGAGCTGAATATGTCTCTGTTACTGTTGTCATGAGCAGGTCTTTTAACTTCCCTGGATCTAAAatgttctcatctgaaaaattaaAGAGGTAATTTGCAAGGGCTCAAATCAGTGTTAAGTGATAatgataaatatgaaataatggtGACCCTTAATACAGAATACTGAAAGTAAGTTCCTACCTGTATTTTGTAAGTCCCAAGTTCCTGTAGTTTATTAGTGTATTTTGTTTctggatttttatatttatttcttacataCTTTCAGAACATTACTTCATATCAACTTCTTGGCACCTTTATTTATGGTTCTGCTCTGGGTAAAACCAATCACCAAAGACTACATTATGAACCCACCATTGGGTAAAGAAAGTGTCCCTTTGTAAGTATGGGTATTTGAGGActaatttttgtttcattatataatcaaaactgttttccaaaatactatttaaattttttaatgataggacactatttttaaaacattaatagaAATGCTAAAAGATGGGTTACAAAGTTGAAGCTATAAGTCATTGTTTAACCATTTTGTGATCTTTATTAATGAAAGCGAATAATTATTACCCTGTGCTAGTGTCTTATACACTTGTaagatttttctgctttcttatttaatattcacTTGTTAAccttttttctgttgttgtgCCTCTTTTGAAGACAgttcttctgtttttcttaattGTGAAAACTACGGAGGAAAAATGTGTGGTATAAATTAAAATTCTCAtctcacatatatatattcaaccCCTATAagttaaaatttttgtatttttttgttttgtattttgatgAAGTAGTTTTTCAAGTAAATTAGAGGCATAACTCTTTTATCCCTCAGTTCTTTGTTATGCACCTCTCAAAAAAAGGGACATTTTCCTACACAACAATATTATCACACctatcaaatttaaaaatcacatcttaACATTACTATCTAATACTAGGTAATACTTCCCCATTagaaaactatattttaataGAAGATTATGGTAAGGAAACAAACATTTTATTGAAAGATATTAATAACTGTACCTGATACGTTAACTCATTGGACTTACAGAACTATGTTGGAGTAATAGAAAGATTCAGAAAGAGCTGGTTCCAATCCCAGTTCTGATCTTCAATAAAACTGTCACTGGAGGGAGATTATTTAACTttgctgagcctctgtttccccatctggaaaatgaagataatagtaTGTACCTCACAAAGTTATCATTGGAATTAAATGAAAGAACACATGTAATGCAACCAGCTGTAAGTGCTTAATGTTCTTTCACTGCTTtgcctcatcaaaattaaaatcgaAAACCTTGGCTagtatgcattttattttgtgtatttcttttataaCCTGGTACAAATTTGCCTTGGATATATAATCAGTGATgatcatgacttttttttttaaggctttaaTCTTACTGAACTAGGTAAGTATCCATTGAAGTTGtggtttttttccccataaattGAGCCTTAATGATAATTTTAACTTGACAGATTCACTAAGTGTTTAAAAGTAAACCTAAGGATCCAAGGGTTCTAGACAAAATGTCAGAAACTTCTAACTCATGTTTTTGATCCTGAAAGCATTCCCAGTCCTTCCTTGAAGTTTGGTCATAGAAATTAGATTTTATCTTCCTGTAATTATGTTCTCTGATTTTATGTTTGCCTTAGTTTAATTAGTAAAACTAGGAAACTAGCATTTATGATCCATCCATCATAAGTCAGTTATTATGCTAGGTATTGaaactttacatattttatctcattCATTCCTACAGTAATTCCCTATTTGTGATTGCTGTTTTcagcccattttataaatgaaataagaaatttaaaagttaaataatttggcTAAGGTTATTCAGCCAGATTTGGAGTATATAAAGCATTTAGTGGTTATACCAACATTTCTTTCCCACTTTTAGCCTGACTAAACTTTTGCAGATTAGTAGTAAATACTATGCTTAAAGGAAATGGGGATAAGGGAgttttcctttgggtatatattaaattacagaaaaaattttGTTATGCACAAAGACTTAGGATCCTGTTCCTATAGCTTTGTTTCCTTTGTACTATCCCCATTTCTGACCTGCTTCATAAACATTCTTACCTTTGCTCCATCCTATTGTGTTTTGTCAGACCATTATATTAAGTGGTTAGATAAAggagattttttattttgtttgaaatcCAAAGTCCATGTGGTAGGTTGAGAAAGAATGGCTGCCTATCAATCAAAGAGAATGAGatgaagaagaaagcaaatgacAGGTTCTTCGTCTGTCACATCGACTAAATGCTTTGTGGAAAGTTCTTTATTTGTAGGCAGAAGCAAAAATGGTTAAAAAGCAATGTCAacatgaaaatgtatttaaatccATCCATGTGTTCTGATatcacatcaaaaaataaaatgtgggcAGAGTCCATTTGTGCTCGTGACCTtgtaagaagaaaaccaaaagaGAAAGTATACAGTAAAACCTAGAATGGCTTTAGGAATTTGGAGAAATTTCTTCTGCGTGTTCTTCACCTGTATGTTTTATCCCAGCTCAGTCTCCTTCCTGAGATATCCCATCAGATGAACTAACCAAATCTTTTCTATGAAGTTAGTTAAGTAATCTGAATTTGAAGGTAATATTTAATGACTATTATCTTAAAATCCTGAACTGCTCATAAACTGAGCAGTTAACTTTTGATTCATTGCCTTATTCCATTCTCttcatttctgttgtctgttACTGTCAAAGTCTGTCTTATAGCTGTCTTCAGGATGCTACCAGTCAAACCTCCTTATTGTACAACTCCAGGGAGCCCAGTATACAGGCCATCTGGAAAGGTTCAAGGCTGTGAATGACCTCATGTCTTGTGTACTTTCAGTCTCACATGAATGACTTCTTATTTCATTGTTCATTATAGTGGAAATGTGTTGGTGAAAAGTTATGCCTTTATTCTTCCTAGTCAATCGTGCTTTTCCATTGGAATTTTATATCACATATTAAGTGCCTAATGTGATTAGAATAGATGCCCAGCATTGTCTAGACATTACTTTTTAATTGCTCACAATGTTATACTTTATCAAAGCAGAAACCATGATCTTCTAAAAACATTAAACCCCAAAGGATATCAGAAGTTATCTCTTTTTTAAAGTCCTTTAAGGCATCCTTCTCTAGTAGTATAGTTTCTGAAAAAATGTCTGAAGGATACATCTTCTCACCTGGAATCCTAACTGTAGCCTTGAGGAATTGCTCAGAACTGAGCCAGCTTCAGCATATCATAGGTTAAATGAACTTGTTGAAGAGGAATCTGAGGCATCTGATTTTTTCATAATAAATCAGAATTCTTGCTTTTCCAATGATCCCAATCAGGAATTTGCAGAGTGAAAGATCCTATTTGAATATCTATATAATCAGACAAAATTCAAGCCAGTAACAAGTGGGTTGTTGACTTCATAGTTCCACAGGCAATCTGaggtttcctttctccttttctctaaGATCACCCAACTTCTCTTATCATTTCACAGTCAATCCTGTATTCCATGGAGGAGAGTGAATAGAGAATAGGATCTCAAGTATTTCTCCACATTTTTCTTCTAGATATCTGTTACTACTTTACTTCTATGATAATTTTATCTACCTGGTTCTGTTAAGCAAGTGAAACTATTATATAGTTAAGTCTGTAGTAGAGTGGGATACTTTTTGTTTTATACTTTCACTGTGGCTGAGTATAGATTTCCTATAGCTCATATACAGTGAACATTGGCATGTGTAACTGTGCTGGCATATTTTAGTCTTTGAGAGCACCATATCAACTTTTTTGTCTGTAGAATGACAGAAGCTACATTCGATACTCTGCGACTCTGGCTAATAATTCTGCTGTGTGCTTTACGCTTGGCCATGATGCGTAGTCACCTGCAAGCTTACTTAAACTTAGCCCAGAAATGTGTGGATCAGATGAAGAAAGAAGCAGGGCGTATCAGTACGGTTGAGCTACAGAAAATGGTAAGTTTTACACTGTAGTCAGAATAAGAAATAGCGAATGCTATGAGGTAAGTAAAACAAATATTTGGTTTCCTTTAACAGTAATTTCACCCCGAAATATTCTTATTGTAAATAAATGGGATAACTTTAAATTGACAGATGTTAAAAAGACCTTGATCTGAGTTTGGCTAAGTGAGGAGAGGGTCTCAGTTCCTCTTCCGGCCTTAAGTGCTCTAAATATCATGCAGTTTGGGTCACAAAGCTATAGTATATCTACTATTGCTAAATGCGACTCCCAAATTGATTTGAAAGATATTACAGATATTATTGTCCAGCCTTTATAACTCAAAGTTTTagtgattaaatttattccttttaACATTATTCCAAATACTTGAATATGAAACATAAATAGTTAATTTAATGGGGAGTCCAGAGAAGGAAAGTACTAGGAATCCATCCACCTTGATAGTAGACTGGATCTATAATCCAGTCATTGGGTATTGGGTCCTCATTTTTTATTCTCCCTTATAGTCAGGAGTATTTATCAAGATTcaggttttgttctgttttgactTTTGTATGTTTTCATACTTTCCATAATTTCACCTCAGTTGAATGTGTTCATATGGAATGGGGATTAAAAGGCTTTTATTTATGAGGGGTTTATGCTCACATATGACTGCCTATTGTTTAATTTGATGTTTTAGGTGCTGTCTTTAGAGATTTTATGAAATGTATGTgaataaaaaacactgaattttagTGGTTATTTTCTCCAATTTATATTAATCACTTACAAGCTATTTTTAAGGAAtttaatattttcacattttaaaaaacatcttcAAACTGAGCTTTTCTGAAGTCAGTTTTGGGGCATTTACATTGAAGTGTAAAACACTACCATTTAGCTTCCTTCCCCTGAAAGGATTACTTAGCTTTTAGACAATTCAGTTCGACAATTATATGAAAGTTTAATTTGCTCATAGCATGTCAGCTGTATTAAACACTTAAGAATATTGTTGGTTGCAGGTTGCTCGAGTCTTTTACTACCTTTGTGTCATTGCACTGCAGTACATGGCTCCTCTGGTAATGCTGCTTCATACAACGCTGCTTTTGAAAACACTAGGTAGGCCTGCTCTGGCAACTGGGAAACATGCTTTATTTTCTACCTATAACTGATAATGCTTTTTGTTACCTATGAATAAATACGTCCCTTAAAATTGTTTGTCACTTTAAAAGTTTTAAGAAGAAACATGGGAAAATTTTATCTCTAGAAGTTgatttgttttcttggttttgaaAACTCAGGCTGATACTATTTTAGAACATGTTTTACTTAGAAGGATTGTTTGCTAACTGTTAACTCCCTAATTACTGAGTTACCTAAGTGAACATCCTTGATCTTAGTTATTTTGGGTGGTAAGAGGATGATTTAAGATTTTGTTATTAAACAAGGTACTTGCAAATTTATATGAATTACAGAATTCTTTGGTGAGTTCTACTTTAGATAACTTAGGTTAATAAAGATTTCTCAGTGGAAGAACAAAGTTCTCCTTATAAGTCTGTTCACTTATAAGCTATCAAGTCCCTGTAATTATTCAAGAACTATCTTAGATGAGATAGTCTACCAATGTAGGGGCTTAAGAACTCCAGAAGAACTATAAGTTTTATTTGAGTAGGCTTAGTAGATACCACAGAGCTGATGATAGATGTAAATGTCCTTTATGAATCTATGAAACATAAAGGAGTAGCTCAATTGTAAATTATGTGATTCATATCCTATCCAGCATAAGAAAGTATATGAGAAAAAATTTCTGGAAGCTATTAATAGCCTCTTACACTGAAGTCATTGATAATTTCTGAGAAAGAAATTTATTCTGATATTCTAGAGGTAGAAAAGATTTCTAAGAAGTTACTGAGTCTTTCCTTGTTACTCCAGTAGAGGTAGTTGATTCATGTATTATACaaggaaaaaattgtttttattattttaccatattttaatgcagttaattaaaagtaaattagACTTTTTACCTTTTACGTGTACTTTCAC from the Manis pentadactyla isolate mManPen7 chromosome 2, mManPen7.hap1, whole genome shotgun sequence genome contains:
- the TMEM161B gene encoding transmembrane protein 161B isoform X3 produces the protein MKPTQEMNISLVWCLLVLSFAIKVLFSLTTHYFKVEDGGERSVCVTFGFFFFVKAMAVLIVTENYLEFGLETGFTNFSDSAMQFLGKQGLESQGPVSKLTFKFFLAVFCSLIGAFLTFPGLRLAQMHLDALNLATEKITQTLLHINFLAPLFMVLLWVKPITKDYIMNPPLGKESVPLMTEATFDTLRLWLIILLCALRLAMMRSHLQAYLNLAQKCVDQMKKEAGRISTVELQKMVARVFYYLCVIALQYMAPLVMLLHTTLLLKTLGNHSWGIYPESVSTLPADNSLSSNSVYSELPSAEGKMKVTVTQITVALSSLKNIFTPLLFRGLLSFLTWWIAACLFSTSLFGLFYHQYLTVA
- the TMEM161B gene encoding transmembrane protein 161B isoform X1, with protein sequence MGVIGIQLVVTMVMASVMQKIIPHYSLARWLLCNGSLRWYQHPTEEELRILAGKQPKGKSKKDRKYNGHIESKPLTIPKDIDLHLETKSVTEVDTLALHYFPEYQWLVDFTVAATVVYLVTEVYYNFMKPTQEMNISLVWCLLVLSFAIKVLFSLTTHYFKVEDGGERSVCVTFGFFFFVKAMAVLIVTENYLEFGLETGFTNFSDSAMQFLGKQGLESQGPVSKLTFKFFLAVFCSLIGAFLTFPGLRLAQMHLDALNLATEKITQTLLHINFLAPLFMVLLWVKPITKDYIMNPPLGKESVPLMTEATFDTLRLWLIILLCALRLAMMRSHLQAYLNLAQKCVDQMKKEAGRISTVELQKMVARVFYYLCVIALQYMAPLVMLLHTTLLLKTLGNHSWGIYPESVSTLPADNSLSSNSVYSELPSAEGKMKVTVTQITVALSSLKNIFTPLLFRGLLSFLTWWIAACLFSTSLFGLFYHQYLTVA
- the TMEM161B gene encoding transmembrane protein 161B isoform X2, with the translated sequence MGVIGIQLVVTMVMASVMQKIIPHYSLARWLLCNGSLRWYQHPTEEELRILAGKQPKGKSKKDRKYNGHIESKPLTIPKDIDLHLETKSVTEVDTLALHYFPEYQWLVDFTVAATVVYLVTEVYYNFMKPTQEMNISLVWCLLVLSFAIKVLFSLTTHYFKVEDGGERSVCVTFGFFFFVKAMAVLIVTENYLEFGLETGFTNFSDSAMQFLGKQGLESQGPVSKLTFKFFLAVFCSLIGAFLTFPGLRLAQMHLDALNLATEKITQTLLHINFLAPLFMVLLWVKPITKDYIMNPPLGKESVPLMTEATFDTLRLWLIILLCALRLAMMRSHLQAYLNLAQKCVDQMKKEAGRISTVELQKMVIIPGGSIQNQSLPCQQIIVCPPILFILNYHLLKGK
- the TMEM161B gene encoding transmembrane protein 161B isoform X4 — its product is MFQSKVLFSLTTHYFKVEDGGERSVCVTFGFFFFVKAMAVLIVTENYLEFGLETGFTNFSDSAMQFLGKQGLESQGPVSKLTFKFFLAVFCSLIGAFLTFPGLRLAQMHLDALNLATEKITQTLLHINFLAPLFMVLLWVKPITKDYIMNPPLGKESVPLMTEATFDTLRLWLIILLCALRLAMMRSHLQAYLNLAQKCVDQMKKEAGRISTVELQKMVARVFYYLCVIALQYMAPLVMLLHTTLLLKTLGNHSWGIYPESVSTLPADNSLSSNSVYSELPSAEGKMKVTVTQITVALSSLKNIFTPLLFRGLLSFLTWWIAACLFSTSLFGLFYHQYLTVA
- the TMEM161B gene encoding transmembrane protein 161B isoform X5; amino-acid sequence: MAVLIVTENYLEFGLETGFTNFSDSAMQFLGKQGLESQGPVSKLTFKFFLAVFCSLIGAFLTFPGLRLAQMHLDALNLATEKITQTLLHINFLAPLFMVLLWVKPITKDYIMNPPLGKESVPLMTEATFDTLRLWLIILLCALRLAMMRSHLQAYLNLAQKCVDQMKKEAGRISTVELQKMVARVFYYLCVIALQYMAPLVMLLHTTLLLKTLGNHSWGIYPESVSTLPADNSLSSNSVYSELPSAEGKMKVTVTQITVALSSLKNIFTPLLFRGLLSFLTWWIAACLFSTSLFGLFYHQYLTVA